In Phyllopteryx taeniolatus isolate TA_2022b chromosome 1, UOR_Ptae_1.2, whole genome shotgun sequence, the following proteins share a genomic window:
- the LOC133484526 gene encoding uncharacterized protein LOC133484526 isoform X1, protein MNGNRHGRVRPSEPEKQVMSLGKQTGGEAGAGVAAHLQCPLCGNFAKCHAHQLSHVAVAHPTYLDSVAMGRLGNIIMYQSGARLFHCADCFFTSRDFTKLYQHIISKHCMDETATVGGRADVEDDGSEKGDKEADEEGMEADEEGKDADDEGNELEEEGKEVKEEEEEVDEEVKEVEEEVKEADEEVKEVDEDLKEGNDADETTPQSHNSGEDVKDEDGVSERMISDADESVLLFDGDWYRCLICNWWKNKLKVVAINHAVRKHSIPREFVVQRIRQDDTASCFKRHPSAGADEDDEDGLSGDHLKEELEATAKVVGFFSSRYVCLICGWKTKRKGFVINHVVRSHNVERPYRCKDCKRSFFLPSRLLQHVRAAHRPGRFACPFCCFRSHFLVGFRRHCSRCAAREEGHGGGLGLVTGEEGRGGLLVVKEETKETRAGRKRARRLIEEAEEEDELMLL, encoded by the exons ATGAACGGCAACCGGCACGGGCGTGTCCGTCCGAGTGAGCCCGAAAAACAAG TCATGTCGCTCGGCAAGCAGACTGGAGGGGAAGCAGGCGCTGGCGTGGCCGCCCACCTCCAGTGTCCCCTCTGTGGCAATTTCGCCAAATGTCACGCCCACCAGCTGTCCCACGTTGCCGTCGCCCATCCCACCTATTTGGACAGCGTGGCGATGGGTCGCCTCGGCAACATCATCATGTACCAGAGCGGCGCCCGACTGTTCCACTGCGCCGACTGCTTCTTTACCAGCCGCGACTTCACCAAACTGTACCAGCACATCATCTCTAAACACTGCATGGACGAGACGGCAACGGTGGGGGGACGAGCTGACGTGGAGGACGACGGGAGCGAAAAGGGGGACAAGGAAGCAGACGAGGAAGGGATGGAAGCAGATGAGGAAGGGAAAGATGCGGACGATGAAGGGAATGAACTAGAGGAGGAAGGGAAGGAAgtaaaggaggaagaggaggaagtagATGAGGAAGTGAAGGAAGTGGAGGAAGAAGTGAAGGAAGCGGACGAGGAAGTGAAGGAAGTAGACGAGGATCTGAAAGAAGGCAATGATGCGGATGAAACAACTCCACAGAGCCACAACAGCGGTGAGGATGTGAAGGATGAGGACGGCGTCTCCGAGAGGATGATAAGCGACGCGGACGAAAGCGTGTTGCTCTTCGACGGCGACTGGTACCGCTGCCTGATCTGCAACTGGTGGAAAAACAAGCTGAAAGTCGTGGCCATCAACCATGCCGTGCGAAAACACAGTATCCCCAGGGAGTTTGTCGTCCAGAGGATCAGACAAGACGATACCGCTTCATGCTTCAAACGTCATCCGAGCGCCGGTGCGGACGAAGACGACGAGGACGGTCTGAGCGGAGACCATCTGAAAGAGGAATTGGAGGCGACGGCCAAAGTGGTCGGCTTCTTCTCCAGCCGCTACGTCTGCCTCATCTGCGGCTGGAAGACTAAAAGGAAAG GTTTTGTCATCAACCACGTGGTGCGCAGCCACAACGTGGAACGTCCGTACAGATGCAAAGACTGCAAGCGCTCCTTCTTCCTGCCCAGCCGACTCCTGCAGCACGTCCGAGCGGCTCACCGCCCGGGACGCTTCGCCTGCCCCTTCTGCTGCTTCAGGTCCCACTTCCTGGTCGGCTTCCGGAGGCACTGCAGCCGATGCGCTGCCCGCGAGGAAGGCCACGGCGGGGGACTGGGACTGGTGACGGGCGAGGAAGGCAGAGGGGGGCTGCTGGTGGTCAAGGAGGAGACCAAGGAGACAAGAGCTGGGAGGAAAAGAGCACGGAGGCTGATTGAAGAGgctgaggaggaagacgagcTCATGTTGCTCTAA
- the LOC133484526 gene encoding uncharacterized protein LOC133484526 isoform X2 yields the protein MSLGKQTGGEAGAGVAAHLQCPLCGNFAKCHAHQLSHVAVAHPTYLDSVAMGRLGNIIMYQSGARLFHCADCFFTSRDFTKLYQHIISKHCMDETATVGGRADVEDDGSEKGDKEADEEGMEADEEGKDADDEGNELEEEGKEVKEEEEEVDEEVKEVEEEVKEADEEVKEVDEDLKEGNDADETTPQSHNSGEDVKDEDGVSERMISDADESVLLFDGDWYRCLICNWWKNKLKVVAINHAVRKHSIPREFVVQRIRQDDTASCFKRHPSAGADEDDEDGLSGDHLKEELEATAKVVGFFSSRYVCLICGWKTKRKGFVINHVVRSHNVERPYRCKDCKRSFFLPSRLLQHVRAAHRPGRFACPFCCFRSHFLVGFRRHCSRCAAREEGHGGGLGLVTGEEGRGGLLVVKEETKETRAGRKRARRLIEEAEEEDELMLL from the exons ATGTCGCTCGGCAAGCAGACTGGAGGGGAAGCAGGCGCTGGCGTGGCCGCCCACCTCCAGTGTCCCCTCTGTGGCAATTTCGCCAAATGTCACGCCCACCAGCTGTCCCACGTTGCCGTCGCCCATCCCACCTATTTGGACAGCGTGGCGATGGGTCGCCTCGGCAACATCATCATGTACCAGAGCGGCGCCCGACTGTTCCACTGCGCCGACTGCTTCTTTACCAGCCGCGACTTCACCAAACTGTACCAGCACATCATCTCTAAACACTGCATGGACGAGACGGCAACGGTGGGGGGACGAGCTGACGTGGAGGACGACGGGAGCGAAAAGGGGGACAAGGAAGCAGACGAGGAAGGGATGGAAGCAGATGAGGAAGGGAAAGATGCGGACGATGAAGGGAATGAACTAGAGGAGGAAGGGAAGGAAgtaaaggaggaagaggaggaagtagATGAGGAAGTGAAGGAAGTGGAGGAAGAAGTGAAGGAAGCGGACGAGGAAGTGAAGGAAGTAGACGAGGATCTGAAAGAAGGCAATGATGCGGATGAAACAACTCCACAGAGCCACAACAGCGGTGAGGATGTGAAGGATGAGGACGGCGTCTCCGAGAGGATGATAAGCGACGCGGACGAAAGCGTGTTGCTCTTCGACGGCGACTGGTACCGCTGCCTGATCTGCAACTGGTGGAAAAACAAGCTGAAAGTCGTGGCCATCAACCATGCCGTGCGAAAACACAGTATCCCCAGGGAGTTTGTCGTCCAGAGGATCAGACAAGACGATACCGCTTCATGCTTCAAACGTCATCCGAGCGCCGGTGCGGACGAAGACGACGAGGACGGTCTGAGCGGAGACCATCTGAAAGAGGAATTGGAGGCGACGGCCAAAGTGGTCGGCTTCTTCTCCAGCCGCTACGTCTGCCTCATCTGCGGCTGGAAGACTAAAAGGAAAG GTTTTGTCATCAACCACGTGGTGCGCAGCCACAACGTGGAACGTCCGTACAGATGCAAAGACTGCAAGCGCTCCTTCTTCCTGCCCAGCCGACTCCTGCAGCACGTCCGAGCGGCTCACCGCCCGGGACGCTTCGCCTGCCCCTTCTGCTGCTTCAGGTCCCACTTCCTGGTCGGCTTCCGGAGGCACTGCAGCCGATGCGCTGCCCGCGAGGAAGGCCACGGCGGGGGACTGGGACTGGTGACGGGCGAGGAAGGCAGAGGGGGGCTGCTGGTGGTCAAGGAGGAGACCAAGGAGACAAGAGCTGGGAGGAAAAGAGCACGGAGGCTGATTGAAGAGgctgaggaggaagacgagcTCATGTTGCTCTAA